The nucleotide sequence ACTCtcctccatctatcccctttacactaaggaggtgcatGATTGTTAAGGTTGTCTCATGATCTGCATTAGGTTTTTGTAAACTTAAGTTATCATCATCATGATGTTTTTGAATTCTTCCAGTGAAGTTCAGCAAAACCAAGCAACTGTTAATTTCCTAAATGCATAAATATTGAGTGTACTAACTAAAGTAAATACTTAAGTGCATATCAAAATTACTTAGTGAATGTATGTATTTTCATATGtgatcagccctttgcctttctTTAAAGAATTgagttttatttattctttcaggTTTTGGCTTTGGAGTCCTTAAGGCTCAGATGGTGTTGAAGCTGAATTCTAATCTCGTCCCAATTCAGCAAACCCTGGGCATGTTCCAGAAATGCCATGTGATCTCAGTTTGCATGTAAGTCATTTTCCATAGTCTTATATGTCTCTGATCTTAGtacaataatttaaaacaaaagcccGTTCCTCCAGCCATGAGTTTAGCCAAAGAATGGTAAAGCCATGGAGAAATGTAAGAACTGGGATTTAATATATGCTGAATTAACTGGTCTGAAGGTCCGTAGCAGAGTTCCTACGAATGACTTCCACAGCCTaggtcatttttgtttttgtaatgtttgagggataaacactggccaggacaccagggaaaaCCCCAATTATATGAATAGTGCCTTTGGAACCTTTGGAATGAGGATTTGGAGCTAATGTTTTGTCTTTTATCCAACGGACTCCTGTAAAATCATATCAACAGCCAAATGAAATCAACTAGAAATTAATTTCTATGTAGTTGGTGAACTTCTTAAATGGTGCTAATCAAGGGTCCTTTCTGCCACTTAACTGGCATTCAGTAATACATGGTTAAGGGATGCAATAATTAAGCTCCAAAATGTCATCGCTGGCATAATTGGCACTGTAATCTGAAGACTCTTGCATACTCCAAAGAGAGATTCATTTTGTGTACACTATTTCTGTCACAAAGACGGCACCTGGCATGATTCTCCCGCGATAATTGCCCTGTTACAACTTGTTAGCCAAGCAGCTATTCAGAATTCTGGTGAGCACTTTAGTTATGTACAAAGCAGTCATCATTAATTGGAGCAAGCGATGCACTATTCCAACAATAGCTGAATGAAGAGTTCTGTTGGGTTCTTTCACCAGAATtgtatttaatttgattttttggtATTTGTATGTACAAAGTCACCAAATCATGTTGATTccataatttaaatatttgcatttacacAAACAGTATTTAAAGAGTTCAAAGTCCATCCTTTATTAAATATCCTTTGATAAGATGAAAAGTACAAAATGTCAAGTTGCCCTAAATGAAATACCTATAAAACATCACAGGTTGAGATTCTATACTCCTTTGACCAATCGGATGAATTGGGAAACTTGGCAATCTATCATGAGTTATTGTGAGACTAAcatgaattattttgaaacttAGTCATTGTGTGTTGGGACATATTTCTGTTATATTCAGCTAGTTCAAAGAAATGATTGGCATTCAGGATTTCCTATTAAGCCACCTTTGCTTTATTGCACAACGTGCTTTCAATATGCAAGTCGCTAAGGTGGGACCTAGCTGTATTTGCCTGGTGTTAATGTGCTCAAGATAGGTTCAGTAGCATCATCACATTGTTAACATTGGATATCCGGCCAGTTCCATTCAGATAGGAAATACCACTGCGCATCCTATGCACACCTACTTCAGCTGGCAGACACTTTTCTTCAATGACAACTGGTAACTGGAATCCTGCTGATAGGCAGTTTGGGTCAGAACTGGTCGAATTAGTTCCCTGGACGCGTTCTGCGCTGATGGAATTGAAAAAGTTTATTCAAGGTAAATACAAAATTCTTTAGCAGTCCCCCAAAGGTGCATGAATACTCATTTGGCCCACAAGATAAAGAAGGTGCTGGTATCTTTCTCTGTTCATCCATGATGACAGCAATCCTTGCTTCTCTGTCCCTACTCCCCAACCACCAGGACAGATCTTCATGGTGGCTGTGCTGGTTTGACTTTGACAACAGCACTCCCGTCTGGCATCTTGAATCTTGTCTTGCAAATTAATGAGATTAATGTCATAAGATTATAGGGTCCACTTCATCAATGGAATAGGCAGCTGACAGAACTTTCTGCCAGTAAATTCCCCAAAGTTAAAATAGCCCCACTGAGACTTGTATGATGTTTAGTCTCACTGCATTGCCTATCgcacaacaccttgcatttagaGTTTTCAGTCCTGTTTAAATTGTTCCAATGACATACTTTCTCTGAAACCTCCACCCCTACAACCTAAATTCTCCATTTGTTTTAGAACTCTGGCCTTCAGTTCATTCCCTATTTTAATTGATTGCCAGATTACCAGCCTTGCACTACTTTGCAATTCACACTCCTCtttgaagattttattttattgttactAGTTTGATCTTTAGTCACTTGGTTGTGCCTCCCAATCGCTCCTTTTGACTCGCTACATTTTTTACGTCCTTGCCAAATCCCTCTGGGGATTTGgcatgaaaggtgctatgtaaataatTGTGTTGACAACTTGGTAATGGTATCTGCTTATAAATGGGATAATAGGTATGTGTTAGAGGTTGTAGtacctatatataaaaaaaatcagtgacaaTGAGGTCAGGGAGCATACTAGTTATTACCATTGTAAGTTGCTTGTTTGTTAATTAAGCCAAATTtaagtttttttgaagagaatGTAAGGAACATAAGAAATTTAATTGACTGATGTCCTAGGTGAGCTAGTAGTGTGGGATAGGGTTTACACTTATTTGACAGGACATCATCTAGAACTTGGCACCAGAGTTGAGTAGTGTGTGGAATACCACGGCTGATGAAGAGCAGCATAACAAATCGTGTAAAAGAGGAGACCAAGAAAAACAAAGCACAACTGGCATGTGTGTTAATgcaataaatattgcaaataatGTTGAGGTGCCACAGATGCCATTATAAAATTAGGGTGGCTACAACTAAGATATGGCTTAAAAATGGATAGGAAATTTTAAGAGAATTAGAAAAATAACTGAGATAATGGGGTCTCCCTTTACCTAAATGTAGACACCAGGAAAATGCAGTGAAGATCAAAAAGGATGAATACTCTCTAATCAGCCTTCCCAACCCAAAATAAATTGGACCTACCAGGTTCAGGTGATGACCGTTGTTTCGTTGTCACAAGAAAAACCAAACTGCACAATGTGCTGAGTTACATACCTAAACACCAGTAAGGACCACTTGATTCACAACAGAATATTTCTAAAGGCCTCTCCAATACTCACTGAAGACTGATCACACCCTTCCCAAAGTGCCTGATGTtctgactgactaaactgagctacatagaagctgtaactgggagatgtaGAAGTCTactcacacagcagatcttctggaaagAGAGTCTAAGAGAATCTCACTCTCTTGATACAATGTTTTTATAATGttcaaacacaaagataacaataaactatTAACTACAGTCTCGGTGGCTATAATCACCTTAACTTTAATGTTTTGAATATAGTTAGGTAACTTtaaagaattacatatttacaatggtagcacatcccaacaaGCAGAACCTCTGAATATTCGATACTGATGTCTGTTCTGAAAgcctctgagcacaaactccagactccCTTTTGTTACTGTGTTGAGGGATGCGCCATGAATTTACAACTAGCTAGAATATTAAGTCACAAAACAgatctgtcctgaactgtgcgTTAAGTGGCAGGGAAATACCTCAACAatggagatggccacttaatgccttccctgatcacATCCTGAAGTTTCCAATGAGCagcaattaacatgaacattcatctattgtcttcccctgcgtagTTTCAATGCTACAgcatcagaatgtcccacacccaatgattggtttcattgaccttaaagtatcagttgaagttaaatggtgaacaggttttatttcctgaagactggttctcgttttaaattaatatctgctatccataatttcataactacAGAATAATCCCCAACACTTGACTCTGCTTGGACCAGCAacaactgtttttgttttggagaatTTAAGTATTTCATGAGTGCTTCAGTTGTCCCTCTGCCCATGGGGTTGAGGATGCTCTCCTCCAGCCTGGTGAAGCGCTGTGCTAGAGAGCAGGGCCCCCTCCAGATTTGACGGCTTCCCTCTTAACAGTTCCTGCCTCACTGGAGAAGATGAAATGAGTTTGATCAATGGGTGGGAGGACAACTGTCTACAGATATAGATACATGGAAGGTAGATAtgggaagggtgtgtgtgtgcacgcgcttGGATTAGTGTCAGTGTTAACAAGCAGTGTTATGGTGCTGTTGTGTTACACGTAACTAGCaataaacactatgatgctggaggaactcggcaggccaggcagcatctgtggaaaaaagcaggcagtcaacgttccaGGTCaggacctgaaactttgaccaccttttctccacagatgctgcctggcctgctgagttcctccagcatcatcgtgtttttcatctagattccagcacctggagtcctctgtttctctcataACTAGCAATGTCATGACACTTTAAGAATACAAGAACCCAAattaggagttggccattcagccccttgtaccactcaagatcatgactgatcttttacctctgcaccTCTTTCCTGCCATAACCTCATTTATGCCACTGTTCTATtgtagacacaagggactgcagatgctggaatctggagcaacaatcaagatgtcagaggaacttggtgggacaggcagcatctgcaaagggaAATCGTCCAAATGaatggtcctgacctgaaatattgactgtctatttcccttttgcagatgctgcctgtgctGCTGAGTTTCTCAGGCATTTTGTTTGTTACTATTCTATTGTATGTGAGTTCTCCCTCCTGGTGTGCATCTCATCACCAGTGCTTCTGAAGGCAGTGTTCCTTTAAAGGCTGTTGCTCTTCTCATCATGCTGCTCAGCAAAGTTGTAGGAGCTGTAATGGGTTGTGGGTGCTCCTGTCGGGACCTCTGGAATactgtttaattattttctggTGGAAAGAATGCCATTGTTGCTGCACCCTTGCTTGCAGCCAGTTTTAAAATCTTTCTGATGAGCCCAGATTTGGCCCTCTTGCTCCCAAAGGCAGCAAAGGAAGTGAAATCCAATTTGTTGTCATGTATACAAAATGAAGAAATTATGTTATGTAATCAAATGGACATTGTCCTCTGATACATCAGCCATCTATCTCTCACCTGCTTGAAAACTGACGAGACATTacttggttttttttttgaaagagatataataaagaaatattaagtaTTTTAGTTCAAAACTGTCAGTTTTGGTTTTAAGTATTTCTGTAACTTGCACACATACCTGGAGCTTTCATGGCTTATTGCTACATTGAGCTGAGCTGATGGAACAAAGATTTATCTAAACTGGTGCACCAACTTCTCTCGAGTCTCTTGCTGTGGTGTCAGTCTCGCGTTTGTACCACTTACTGTAGAATGTGAGTTTCATACCAGCTGCAAGTCTCAAAATACCAAAGTGGGTTAAAGCGGTAACGAAAATGATCAAGTATACAACTGTTCTTCTATTTGCAGGTTTCCTGCAATATCCAGCACTTGATAGTTTGAACTTAGCTGTGGCTAGAAATGGCTCCTCGTAGACTTGGGCTAATGAAGAAGGTCTGCATCTTTGCATTTGTCATAATTCCCCTCTACACTGTATTCTATATAATGTATTTTCAGAAAGCAAATCTATTGCTTAAAAATGGATTGAACTGTGATGAGACCAAGGGACTCCAATATAATTTGGATCAAGATAATACACAAGAGGTATTGCGTggtagagaggatacaaagagatTGAGTAGTGACAATGCCAGACAAGATTCTTCTTTCTCACATTTTGAGAAAACACAGTCAAATTCTAAAGTTCATTTTAAGATAAATGACAGCAGATCCATTAAGACAGAAATTCCAATTAAAGAAACTGCTATTTCAAAGAATATTTTGCCTACATCTGTAACTACCAAGGAATTAGCCAGGAGACAAGTAAAGGAACAATTAGTCACTTCTATCACTCCTACACAAGCCACCAAAGTAAAACTTGCACCTAATAAACAGAGGATGATTTGGAATGAAGACAGCTCTTCAAGCAATCTCAACCGCCGCCTACAGACTGTCAAAAACAACTATGTTGCCATGAATAAGTATGCTGTGAACTTCACTGGATCAAGGAGATCAAGGAAGCTGAGCAGCAAAGAATTGTTATGTGAACTGAAGCAGAGAGTGGAAGTGGCTTCCATTCAACTTGGAGATGAGCCCTTCACAACATCCAAGTGGCAGGAATACTTACCGAACAGAAACTTTTCCCAGGTACTCGGGCATTTCCGAACATGTGCTGTTGTGGCATCAGCCGGATCAATCCTTCAGTCGAGGCTGGGAAGTGAAATAGGTGAGTTTAACACAAAATAATGTTGACTGTGGGGATTCAAGGTTAATGTTTGTAAAGCTTTCTATTTCATTAGAAAAACAAACTAGAGAAAGAAAAGGCCTTCATCCAGGATACCAAAGTAGATTCTGAATCTTATTCGGCTGGGGTATTGGTAAGTCTGAATTTCAGCAGATAACTCTTGGTTGAGGGTTACCAAAATAACCATTCTATCTTGACTATTCATTGGATAAGGAAACCATTAGAAAGAGGTCTCAAAATTGTTCTTGGGTTGGTAAGACTATGGAACAATTTGGTCTGTCAGTGAAGCAGAACGCCCGAGTTCAAACCAGTCTTGCCAAACTTGCCGCATAGATACCTGCTTGTTTCATAAGATGCCATTGGTGTCTATGGAATTGTAATTCATGGTGTCAAACTGTCGATGCTTTTTAACAGTCTTGTACACCCAAGTTCTACcctgagaggaaagaaattgctgatgattgcattatGTTTCTAAAGCACATTGCAATGTTTACTCATTCATACAGTCCATGTGGGAAAGTGTAAGGATTTATGACTTGTCCGTTAAGTGACCCAGTTTTGATCCTGAAttctagtgctgtctgtatggagtttgcacgttttccccatGACCACACGTCTTTCCTCTGATGCTTTAGCTTCCTCCCATACCTCAAAGATGTActgattggttggttaattgataGGTTGAATTACCTCTAGTGCAGTTGAGTGATTGGAAAATCAAGGTGGAGCAaagtgcatgtgtgagagaatagattatagggaaataagtggaggagtgGGATTGCTGATactgctctgagaaccagcatagactcagtggtcTGAATTACCTCTGTggcataagaaaatatgaagaatgtcaaatttcatgtcatccattaGGGCATTAAGGCTCTGCAGTTTGTGGATTCTTAAATTCCAAAGCTGAAACTAGTCTCTGGCATTATTCAAATCTGAATGCTTTATTTTCCCTTTATATGTCTGATgattttttgtgtgtgtctgcGCCTGCAAGGATGAGATACAACTTTCCCCTTGTTTGCATCTCGGGAAAAGTTTGACTACTAGAAGACAAGTGCTCAACCCACCAAAATCAATTGATAATAAAGGATCAGAACATGCCTTTGATCACTTGCCCATTTTCTCAGAATAAAATGTAAGATTTGAAGTGGTTTATAAAATGACAGAATGCTAACTTGTTATTTCCTGCCTGCATTTCCgtttttaagtttatgtaattaaaCAGTCACATTAATGGAGAATTCAGACAGATTTGAGTAATTTGAAAAATAGCAGAAGAGTTTTGTTTCAGGCTGCTATAACTTGAGAATTGTGTCTACTGTTTTCATTAAAAATTCTGAGCACAGTTATATATGCTTTAGAATGCCAAATCTTACTCGGAGTTGGACTTTTGGCCAGCAATAACTTATTGGCAAGTTGTACATTTGTGCTGGGGAGTTCTGCATTCTACCAGTGTAGGGGAAACAGTACTCACAGCTACCAGATATGGGAGCGAGTTGAATTCTCTCCAGTCCTTTTCTGTGAAAGATAATCTTATATAACTTATCATGTGCAAGTCTAATTTTGTTGAGTTGACTTTAATTGCATgaagtttaaattatttaatataaCTATAACATCagaaaaaattttctttataaTTGCATAAAAAGAATCTGTGGTGCATATCCTGTAATTGCTTAGAGGGTGGGTAGAAGTGTTGGCAATGAGAAGTTAGTAATTATTTTTCAGGGCCTATGGTGACAGGAGGATCAAATAAGTAAATCGTTCAGTCTCATAATACATACGTCATGAATTAATAAATCAtttctgatttcagatttccttgaGAATGGCTATTCATCTCAAAATGGCTTCCTGCTGATCTTTCCAATTTTGCAGAATTGAAAATGTCATTATTACAGCTATCACACAAGACCATAATTTGTTTATTTGTGAAAGTTCTTACTACAATAGCTTCAGGTCTCCACAATTGAAGTTCCCTTGATAGGTGTAATAGGTAGACAACAAGTTGTACCTTGGCACTTTGATATTCCACTTGACTTTACATTTTCAATGCAAAAGCAGTGATAGGGACAGAGAATGTTGGGACACCAGAGGGCGATGTTGTGCTGttaccacacacacaccagatcACAGCCACTGGATTGAGCCCAGCATCCTGCCTCAAAAAGAATTTAGATTTAGAAAGGGAGTCATCAAGGTGATTTAGAGACAAAGTTAGACTGAGAACTTAAAGAGAAATCTGTGTTCTCTGAAATAATtcagtagcaaatggaattttctCGGGTCACTTAACTGTCAGTAGGCTCGGGTAGCCATCAACCATTTGGGGTAGCCATCAACCATTTGAGCTAGCCCATATATTTGAAGTATTTTCCAACTTCGTGATTTGAAATGAACAACCTTGGTCAGATAACACCAACTGCTTGGATGCCCAGGGAAATGTTTCTTCAGCAGTGATGGAAAAAAGGGAGTCTTTCCCTTGTTGGCAAACATTTGCTCAGTAAAGCAGGCAACAAAGGTATTATAAATTTACACAGAGTGAATAAAACTAAGTTTTATTATactaaccttttttttaaaaaagggttaTTTTAACATGAATGAAAGTTTAACACCTTTTTCCTCTTTAGTTCTTCCTGTCCATTTTTTGGCCAGTGCCAATGTAAACCGTAGTTTACATAGAAATTGTACAATTAAAGGAGGACAACTACTGAAATAGCTGACTTCTGTCATACACGGTTGTAGGCAGTGAGTCACTCACTGTCCACACACACAATTTGTGCATTGTTAAGGTTTCCCTTCTGATCTTACTCAGTAAAACTAAGTCAAGTTTTGCATGAAATTTATCTTTTGATTTTTGTCAGagcaaattttttaaattatttgattgTTTTGTTAATTTGCCTACTTAGatcattttgatcatttttgttttcatactTAATATATAATCTATATACTGTTCTTCATCTTTTTGAAAAGTCTGAACTGTTTGTTCATAGGCTTTTTAACCTTTTCCAATCTGCAATGTTTGTTTTCATTGATCAGCGGTCAATCAGAAGCTCCCTCTGGTAGACTGAAGGACAACTCCAAAAGCTTAATTTCAGCCAATCACATGACAAAGTTGTAAAGACAAGCTTGGCAGAGTCAGAGGACTAATTTTATCAAATGACCCATTAAACTAGCAAGTATTGGCAGATAAAGAGTATCCTGACAACTCTAATTGTACTCGAACAGATAATCTTGTTTAATATATtcagaaaaaacacaaaatgctgaaaatactcagcatgtcaggcagcatctatggagagagaaatggggttaaCGTTTCAACCTtttgttcagcatctgcagtttgtgatTGCTTTTAGATAAACTTGTGTGCATGTCAGGGAAGTATAAACAAGATTTTCCACCTTTTGAAGTGCCAAAGTTCCATGAAAAGATCTCTGTctggtagatggagagaaaactCCTCTAAGATCTCAGTAACATGCTGGATGCAAgaaatatcatgtttaaacttaataCATCTTTTTACTATTACCTCATGGTTTTGTTCGCTATGTAAATTTATAATGTCTTTGCTTGGTTTACTTTGCAAATGCTTGCCAATGAGGGACAGACTCCCTTTATTTTTATTGCTTATTTGGACATAACATAGAGCAAACTTGTGCCATGACAACTGTGCAACACTGTTCTGGTTCAAATTTTCTGGGAAGTTTTGGCACAAATGGCCCAATCCATTATTTATGACATTCTGTAGTTCTCCAGACCTTTCCTGTTTGTATTCTACTTAAAAATGCATAAAGATTTGGTAGGAATCACTACTGATGTCAATAATCCTTAATCCAATAGTTCCACATCATTCCTTATCATCTGTtgctaaatctgtttctttcGAGGTCTGAGtcaattattattttattaaacCAAATTGGAATTCTATTTTGGCACTTCAGAATTGGAGGTTGTACAGAAGTATTCCATTCTGACTTCATGTTGATTGATAGAAACAGACAACCATTGAAAACAGGAGCAAGAATCCATCCAGCCCCATGTGTCTGTTCTGCCAGTTGGTCTGATAATTGGCTGATGCTCTATCTCGATGCTATCCCTGTActctttgatgccttttgtggCTAGAAATCAATCTATGTCTTTCTTAAATATATCCAGGAACTTTGTCTCCAAACCTTCCATGGAAGAGAATTTCATAAGCTTGCCAGCGTTCCTCGTCTTCTCATGTCTTGAACAATATCCTAAGACTGTGACACCACCTCCTGGACCCtatcaaccaggggaaacatccacccCTCATCCTGCCTGTCAAGCCCCATTTAAattgtgtatgtttcaatgagatctcttatCCTCTGAACTCTacagccatagagttgtacaacatggaaacaggcccttcagcccatcaattcaaAGCATACAGTATATTTGCATtaatcttgcactaatcccatttttattttctccacatttccatcaactcttccccaAAGTGCTGCAGCACCTGGACCAAAACTGCTCAAAGTGCTGCATCTGTATTTTCACCAAGACCTGGATTATTGTAACAAGATATTCCTGTTTATATagtctaaaccttttgcactgacgGCCAATAGACCATTTCCCTTCTTACAGCTGAACTCTTCCACCTTTGAATTTAATGATCACCCACATCAACACCGATAATTGTTCCTCTTCATATTAATCcttgattattttaattaaaagcaGTCAATCTTGCTGAATCTATTATGCGTCATAGAGGGGAAAGGCATTTTGGTGAATGGTGCAAAGCAGGAAACATAACAAACTTGTTCCCTGGGATTGATAACCAGGGTTAGTGATTTGATTTTCACACATTATTCTTTGCATTATCCTTGGCTATTTTAATGTTGCTCTTGGCACTAAATGACACTGCATTCAGGAGATTGGACACACTGCCAAACAACTTGAGATGGCTCTATTTAATAGGGGAGATGCTTAAGGATTTTAGTGGAAGTCACTGTTACAACCATGGAGGGACGTTCATATtcacacaggcagtaatctggtgCTGGTTGGCTGCCTGTCATGAACTATGTCTGACTTGCATTCCTTCCACTATAGATGTGTAATTTTTTCCACCACCCTTATGGTAAATCAAAGCAGACAGGTTGGGAGCAGCTCTGAAGAGTTGTCCAGGGCTGCAGGAACTTGAAACATTTCTATAGTGCTTTTTTTTAGCAGCTTTTGTGAATGTTTTGATAAAGAGGCCTTCCCACTCTCAAAAAGAGCCTAGACGTGAAATCAGTATTTCACCATTGAGGATTGCCGTGGTTCCATATGCTCGATTTCCCCCGACCAGGCCTCAGGATATCTTCAGTGGTGCTTGTGACAAGATTTTGGGCTAATTTTTCCTTTGGGGAAGTCAGATGCAGAGCAGCTGCCCTTTTTGTTGTTTCTGGATGGCAGAGAGGAAATAGAATCTGTCTCCTAATGTGGCTCTCCTTTTATTCCCTGCAGCTTAAAATCTCCTTTTCAGTTGGATGAGCACTGGACTGTCGGTGAAACATATGCTGTATTTCCTCTGAGTTTCCACTCGGTAACATAGGCAGAAGATCAATGCAAACCCTAGTTAGATCATGTAATCGGGGTTTTTGCCAAAGCCGTGCTGATCAGTTGTgagagcatccagaagaaatgTATAGGGAGAGTTTTTGAGGGAGACTTCTAATTTTCTTGAGTGTTAATAAATGGTTTGTTTGCGTCTGATATAGAGAGAGTTTTTGCATGTTTTGGCCACATAATAACAATACTCCATACTCATTCCTATCCACCAGCCCATCTGCTTTAACACAGCAGTGTGTTGCAGTAGTTGTAGTTGAGATGCTCATTGATATCATGGAATAAGTCAGTTCAATGCCAAGGGAGCTTCACCACAAATAATCAATAAAATAAGATGACAAAAACCAAGCTGCTCAAAGCAGTGCTTTTTGTTTGAAGCTCTAGAATTCAGTTGTGCAGAGGAAGCCTTTGATCCTCCTTTACCTTTTTATGTGCTTGGGATCAAGAAATGGAAAGTTTTGTAGACATTGGGATAGAATTTTAACAATACCGTGTGGAGTTCAGATGGAGTCAAAACAGGATATAGTTTGGTGCCCAGGCAGCACGTTGAAAATCTACCCCAGCTGGTTGGCAAAGAGAAGCTGAAGCCTCTCTGACTGTAAAAACTGCACGGTTCCTTTCACCTTTCAGATTCATGGCTATTCCTTTTGAACACAGAAATCCTAACAAATAGAATTAGAAACCAAAATGTGTACTCTTTTAGTGCATGCTTTTTGTATAGGGATTTAAAATTTTACAACTTCTTCCCACTGACCAATCAATATCAGATGACTCAGTCAATTAATACAGTCATAGAGCTGTGCAGCATAGAAatggctcttcagtccaccatgtctataTCTACCTGTTTGCCCAT is from Pristis pectinata isolate sPriPec2 chromosome 6, sPriPec2.1.pri, whole genome shotgun sequence and encodes:
- the LOC127571635 gene encoding beta-galactoside alpha-2,6-sialyltransferase 1-like isoform X1 — encoded protein: MAPRRLGLMKKVCIFAFVIIPLYTVFYIMYFQKANLLLKNGLNCDETKGLQYNLDQDNTQEVLRGREDTKRLSSDNARQDSSFSHFEKTQSNSKVHFKINDSRSIKTEIPIKETAISKNILPTSVTTKELARRQVKEQLVTSITPTQATKVKLAPNKQRMIWNEDSSSSNLNRRLQTVKNNYVAMNKYAVNFTGSRRSRKLSSKELLCELKQRVEVASIQLGDEPFTTSKWQEYLPNRNFSQVLGHFRTCAVVASAGSILQSRLGSEIDAHDAVLRFNGAPTTGFESDVGSRTTIRIVNSQVLSRPEHKFHVNSLYKTGVLLVWDPAPYSGNLTEWFKHPDYDFFENYIKYREKNPNQPFYIINPKMQWQLWNIIQENTAEDIQRNPPSSGLMGILLMMTICDQIDVYEFLPSRRRTDLCHYYERFQDQACTMGAYHPLMFEKNLVKRINRGSDREIYVQGKATLPGFGTFQCPNPE
- the LOC127571635 gene encoding beta-galactoside alpha-2,6-sialyltransferase 1-like isoform X2, with the protein product MAPRRLGLMKKVCIFAFVIIPLYTVFYIMYFQKANLLLKNGLNCDETKGLQYNLDQDNTQEVLRGREDTKRLSSDNARQDSSFSHFEKTQSNSKVHFKINDSRSIKTEIPIKETAISKNILPTSVTTKELARRQVKEQLVTSITPTQATKVKLAPNKQRMIWNEDSSSSNLNRRLQTVKNNYVAMNKYAVNFTGSRRSRKLSSKELLCELKQRVEVASIQLGDEPFTTSKWQEYLPNRNFSQVLGHFRTCAVVASAGSILQSRLGSEIDAHDAVLRFNGAPTTGFESDVGSRTTIRIVNSQVLSRPEHKFHVNSLYKTGVLLVWDPAPYSGNLTEWFKHPDYDFFENYIKYREKNPNQPFYIINPKMQWQLWNIIQENTAEDIQRNPPSSGLMDVYEFLPSRRRTDLCHYYERFQDQACTMGAYHPLMFEKNLVKRINRGSDREIYVQGKATLPGFGTFQCPNPE